A part of Synechococcus sp. KORDI-49 genomic DNA contains:
- the crtE gene encoding geranylgeranyl diphosphate synthase CrtE codes for MTAAATSPDRVPAPADSFDFKAYLTKAKATVEQALDAALLPERPESLREAMRYSLLAGGKRLRPILCLAACELAGGEAELAVPTAVALEMIHTMSLIHDDLPAMDDDDLRRGRPTNHKVYGEAVAILAGDALLTRAFEMVSLRSPGVPAERLLKVVGELSLVAGAPGLVGGQVVDLESEGKQVDLDTLEYIHLHKTGALLSACVITGAMIGGAEDDLIAALRTYARGIGLAFQIIDDILDITASSEVLGKTAGKDLIADKTTYPKLLGLEESRKRADVLVNEAKDVLKPWAERALPLLALADFITSRDR; via the coding sequence ATGACCGCTGCGGCGACCTCCCCCGACAGAGTTCCGGCACCGGCGGACAGCTTTGATTTCAAGGCTTACCTGACCAAGGCGAAAGCCACGGTGGAGCAGGCCCTTGATGCCGCTCTGCTGCCGGAGCGTCCGGAATCCCTGCGGGAGGCGATGCGCTATTCGCTGCTGGCCGGTGGCAAGCGGTTGCGGCCGATCCTCTGCCTGGCCGCCTGTGAACTGGCCGGTGGGGAGGCGGAGCTTGCCGTTCCCACCGCGGTGGCTCTGGAGATGATCCACACCATGTCGCTGATCCACGACGATCTGCCGGCGATGGATGACGACGATCTGCGGCGGGGCCGACCCACCAATCACAAGGTCTACGGCGAAGCGGTGGCGATCCTGGCCGGTGATGCCCTGCTCACCCGCGCCTTCGAAATGGTGTCGCTGCGCAGTCCCGGTGTTCCGGCGGAGCGCCTGCTCAAGGTGGTGGGGGAGCTGTCGCTGGTGGCCGGTGCCCCCGGCCTGGTGGGCGGTCAGGTGGTGGATCTGGAGAGCGAGGGCAAGCAGGTGGACCTCGACACGCTCGAGTACATCCATCTGCACAAGACAGGAGCGCTGCTCAGTGCCTGTGTGATCACCGGCGCCATGATCGGCGGCGCCGAAGACGACCTGATCGCAGCTCTGCGCACCTACGCCCGCGGCATCGGCCTGGCGTTCCAGATCATCGACGACATCCTGGATATCACCGCCAGCAGTGAGGTTCTCGGCAAAACCGCCGGCAAGGATCTGATCGCTGACAAGACCACCTACCCGAAGCTGCTGGGTCTGGAGGAGTCCCGCAAGCGGGCTGATGTGCTGGTGAATGAAGCCAAGGACGTGCTCAAACCCTGGGCGGAAAGGGCCCTGCCGCTGCTGGCCCTGGCGGACTTCATCACCAGCCGCGACCGATGA
- a CDS encoding TIGR02466 family protein → MAFHWLFPTPVLQVDLTPEAGVAAAMDAELVTFDREVFAHPEFSDRNNLTGDLLGRAGLDQVHRLEAFQWLNRQLALHVSGFLQELLGPAHGLEVHIQKAWPVVCAQEGGTIEPHTHRNAQLSAVFYVRTEADNATGELEFQAPEDYFSHVMAIPYKDAAASGGVFAPKQHRLLLFPSDLTHRVTPYEGSSPRYSVSYDLAITTPPGEGREMRMPHPMDWVPLSGMGPA, encoded by the coding sequence ATGGCATTCCACTGGCTTTTCCCGACACCGGTGCTGCAGGTGGATCTGACTCCCGAGGCCGGCGTGGCTGCGGCGATGGACGCCGAGCTGGTCACCTTTGACCGTGAGGTGTTCGCCCATCCTGAGTTCAGCGACCGCAACAACCTCACCGGTGATCTGCTGGGTCGTGCCGGTCTGGACCAGGTGCATCGACTGGAGGCCTTTCAGTGGCTGAACCGTCAGCTGGCCCTGCATGTGAGTGGGTTCCTGCAGGAGCTGCTCGGGCCGGCCCATGGGCTGGAAGTCCATATTCAGAAGGCCTGGCCGGTGGTCTGTGCGCAGGAGGGGGGAACGATCGAGCCCCACACCCATCGCAACGCCCAGCTCAGTGCCGTCTTCTATGTGCGCACGGAGGCGGACAACGCCACCGGCGAACTGGAGTTCCAGGCACCGGAGGATTACTTCAGCCACGTGATGGCGATTCCTTACAAGGATGCCGCCGCCTCAGGCGGTGTCTTCGCGCCGAAGCAGCATCGTCTGCTGCTGTTCCCATCGGATCTCACCCACCGGGTGACGCCTTATGAGGGGAGCTCTCCGCGGTACTCCGTCTCCTACGACCTCGCCATCACCACGCCCCCCGGGGAGGGACGGGAGATGCGCATGCCCCACCCGATGGACTGGGTGCCCCTGAGCGGTATGGGCCCGGCCTGA
- a CDS encoding glucose-6-phosphate dehydrogenase assembly protein OpcA yields MSPQLTLQTPLELAPSEVPTYLEQLWSPEQQGSTGTGANTFSLLIWQPAWAEQQLVRSGRLKGPITGQQSDSLVAAGRQVVVDADLPLSTPPLDGEVIAAAAAFDGQTQSEDLRGQYIDPALSALQPRRLITLAPTIDSGKGLETLVAAYCPLPEEGGGTAACGDVVVLRGGHNALQDGMNILQPLLPPSMPSWVWWNGFLDEAPALMEQLACAPRRLIIDTAVGSPRHCLDLLRHWVTTGQPVNDLNWLRLSSWRETLAMVFDPPHRRDALSHIVRLDIDVEGHHPAQGLLLAAWIADRLGWSLDHTEATEEGTAARFRRADGTEVIFQLMSVPMGQPSVHAGQLVGLRLICQPDDGKGVCVILCAESGGCMRLEGGGMASLDLHEEVVPAQHSTPEMDVARLLSGGHDSTNPLLAAAAPLAARLLA; encoded by the coding sequence ATGTCCCCTCAGCTCACGCTTCAGACCCCCCTGGAACTGGCGCCCTCGGAGGTGCCCACCTACCTCGAACAGCTCTGGTCCCCGGAGCAGCAGGGAAGCACCGGCACCGGCGCCAACACGTTCTCTCTGCTGATCTGGCAGCCGGCCTGGGCCGAACAGCAGCTGGTGCGCAGCGGTCGCCTGAAGGGGCCGATCACCGGCCAGCAATCCGACTCCCTGGTGGCCGCCGGCCGTCAGGTGGTCGTGGACGCCGATCTACCGCTCAGCACCCCCCCTCTGGATGGAGAGGTGATCGCAGCGGCCGCCGCTTTCGATGGCCAGACCCAGTCGGAGGATCTGCGCGGTCAGTACATCGACCCGGCCCTCAGCGCGCTTCAGCCCCGCCGGCTGATCACCCTGGCCCCCACCATCGATTCCGGCAAGGGGCTGGAAACCCTTGTGGCGGCCTATTGCCCCCTGCCGGAGGAAGGCGGTGGAACCGCCGCCTGCGGTGACGTGGTGGTGCTGCGGGGTGGCCACAACGCCCTGCAGGACGGCATGAACATCCTGCAGCCACTGCTGCCGCCCTCGATGCCCTCCTGGGTCTGGTGGAACGGCTTCCTGGATGAGGCTCCGGCCCTGATGGAGCAGTTGGCCTGTGCCCCCCGTCGCCTGATCATCGACACGGCCGTGGGCAGCCCGCGTCACTGCCTCGATCTGCTGCGTCACTGGGTGACCACCGGTCAACCCGTGAACGACCTCAACTGGCTGCGTCTGAGCAGCTGGCGCGAAACCCTGGCGATGGTGTTCGATCCGCCGCACCGCCGCGATGCACTCAGCCACATCGTGCGGCTCGACATCGATGTGGAAGGCCATCACCCCGCACAGGGCCTGCTTCTGGCCGCCTGGATCGCCGATCGACTGGGCTGGAGCCTCGACCACACCGAAGCGACGGAGGAGGGCACCGCCGCCCGCTTCCGCCGTGCGGACGGCACCGAGGTGATCTTCCAGCTGATGTCCGTGCCGATGGGCCAGCCCAGCGTTCACGCCGGCCAGCTGGTGGGCCTTCGCCTGATCTGCCAGCCGGATGACGGCAAGGGCGTCTGCGTGATCCTCTGCGCCGAGTCGGGTGGCTGCATGCGACTCGAAGGCGGTGGCATGGCCAGCCTGGATCTGCACGAGGAGGTCGTGCCCGCCCAGCATTCCACTCCCGAGATGGATGTGGCCCGTCTGCTCAGTGGCGGCCACGACAGCACCAACCCGCTTCTGGCCGCCGCCGCACCTCTGGCTGCCAGGCTGCTCGCCTGA
- a CDS encoding cobyrinate a,c-diamide synthase, with amino-acid sequence MAVVIAAPASGSGKTLLSLALLSWVRSQGRSIQAFKVGPDYLDPQLLSAISQRPCRNLDSNLCGESWVRRAFHGYGSTADHALVEGVMGLFDGIGSSETGSTAATARLLDLPVLLVVDAGGQAASLGALVRGFRDHDPNLNLAGVVLNRVSSSRHRELLAEVLERLDVPLLGCLPRSEDLQLPSRHLGLAPAHELNGTAERRARWAELAANHLDLPRLLPLMAAPTSGEDPLAECPSGGGTPMPVAVAADAAFHFRYPETGELLERMGMPLLPWSPLADEPLPENARGLILPGGFPEQHAAQLSSCRRSLDALRSFARHRPVYAECGGMLLLGRSLSDLDGAVHAMAGSLPFHASRGQLDVGYRTLTATSDGLLVRRGERLRGHAFHRWSLDRDPEGSALWEIDGWRTQRRLEGWGDRTLHASWIHMHWASCSTICCRWRDALATGPMPSASASSAGRVRNASNPSSNAGA; translated from the coding sequence ATGGCCGTTGTCATCGCCGCTCCGGCCAGCGGCAGCGGCAAGACCCTGCTCAGCCTCGCCCTGCTGAGCTGGGTGCGGTCCCAGGGACGCTCGATCCAGGCCTTCAAGGTCGGGCCTGACTATCTCGATCCTCAGCTGCTGAGTGCGATCTCGCAGCGTCCCTGCCGCAATCTCGACAGCAATCTCTGTGGTGAGTCCTGGGTGCGCCGGGCCTTCCACGGCTACGGGAGCACGGCCGACCATGCCCTCGTGGAGGGGGTGATGGGGCTGTTCGACGGCATCGGCAGCAGTGAAACGGGCAGCACCGCCGCCACCGCACGGCTGCTGGATCTGCCGGTGCTGCTGGTGGTCGATGCCGGTGGCCAGGCCGCCTCCCTCGGCGCCCTGGTGCGCGGCTTCCGCGACCACGACCCCAACCTGAACCTGGCGGGTGTGGTGCTCAATCGCGTCAGCAGCAGCCGCCACCGGGAGCTGCTGGCGGAGGTGCTGGAGAGGCTCGATGTGCCCCTGCTCGGCTGCCTGCCCCGCAGCGAGGATCTGCAGCTGCCCAGCCGCCATCTCGGACTGGCGCCCGCCCATGAACTCAACGGCACCGCGGAGCGACGGGCTCGCTGGGCGGAGCTGGCTGCCAACCATCTGGATCTGCCGCGTCTGCTGCCGCTGATGGCGGCGCCCACCAGCGGCGAGGACCCGCTGGCGGAGTGTCCGTCGGGGGGAGGCACCCCCATGCCGGTCGCGGTGGCGGCTGATGCCGCCTTCCACTTCCGTTACCCCGAAACCGGCGAACTGCTGGAGCGGATGGGCATGCCTCTGCTTCCCTGGAGCCCTCTGGCCGATGAGCCGCTGCCGGAGAACGCCAGAGGGCTGATCCTCCCCGGAGGCTTCCCAGAGCAGCACGCGGCCCAGCTGAGCAGCTGCCGGCGCAGCCTCGATGCCCTGCGGAGCTTCGCGCGCCATCGACCGGTGTACGCAGAATGCGGCGGCATGCTGCTGCTGGGCCGCTCGCTCAGTGACCTCGACGGAGCCGTCCATGCCATGGCCGGCTCTCTGCCGTTCCATGCCAGCCGCGGCCAGCTGGATGTCGGCTACCGCACGCTGACGGCAACCAGCGACGGACTGCTGGTGCGTCGGGGAGAGCGACTGCGGGGCCATGCCTTCCACCGCTGGAGCCTGGACCGCGACCCCGAGGGATCGGCGCTGTGGGAAATTGATGGGTGGCGAACCCAACGACGCTTGGAAGGATGGGGGGATCGGACGCTTCACGCGAGCTGGATTCACATGCACTGGGCCAGCTGTTCGACGATCTGCTGCCGATGGCGCGACGCGCTCGCAACCGGGCCGATGCCATCAGCAAGCGCTTCGTCAGCCGGACGCGTCCGCAACGCATCCAACCCTTCATCGAACGCTGGCGCCTGA
- a CDS encoding histidine phosphatase family protein codes for MSTGQEQRQRQLWLLRHGATEWALNGRHTGSTDLPLLPQGEEEARALAPILTRLSFAAVFSSPLQRARRTCDLGGLGGQMQIMEDLLEWNYGDYEGITTPEIRETVPDWTVWTHGCPNGENADQVQARCAKAIATALAAPGDGDVALFAHGHILRALTGTWLGLGAAGGRLFKLGTASVSILGWERGQKAIARWNAPTDPGV; via the coding sequence ATGTCCACCGGTCAAGAGCAACGTCAACGGCAACTGTGGCTGCTGCGCCATGGCGCCACGGAATGGGCCCTGAACGGGCGCCACACCGGCAGCACCGACCTGCCGCTGCTGCCCCAGGGAGAGGAGGAGGCCAGGGCGCTCGCACCGATCCTCACGCGCCTGAGCTTCGCTGCCGTGTTCAGCTCTCCGCTGCAACGGGCCCGCCGCACCTGCGATCTGGGGGGTCTGGGAGGGCAGATGCAGATCATGGAGGACCTCCTCGAGTGGAACTACGGCGACTACGAGGGGATCACCACGCCCGAGATCCGCGAAACGGTCCCGGACTGGACGGTGTGGACCCACGGCTGTCCCAACGGCGAGAACGCCGATCAGGTGCAGGCCCGCTGCGCGAAGGCCATCGCCACCGCCCTGGCCGCCCCCGGGGATGGGGATGTGGCCCTGTTCGCTCACGGCCATATCCTGCGGGCCCTCACCGGCACCTGGCTGGGACTGGGAGCCGCCGGCGGCAGGCTGTTCAAGCTGGGAACCGCCTCCGTGAGCATCCTCGGCTGGGAGCGGGGGCAGAAGGCCATCGCCCGCTGGAATGCCCCAACCGACCCTGGGGTCTGA
- a CDS encoding acylphosphatase, translated as MARRARNRADAISKRFVSRTRPQRIQPFIERWRLIIQGKVQGVGFRASCNRRALDLGVRGWVRNRRDGSVEVQAEGAPMAIAELRAWCEQGPPGAQVLRVQPSQLPVTGDDWFEVRQ; from the coding sequence ATGGCGCGACGCGCTCGCAACCGGGCCGATGCCATCAGCAAGCGCTTCGTCAGCCGGACGCGTCCGCAACGCATCCAACCCTTCATCGAACGCTGGCGCCTGATCATCCAGGGAAAGGTCCAGGGAGTCGGATTCCGGGCCAGCTGCAACCGTCGCGCTCTGGACCTGGGGGTGCGCGGCTGGGTGCGCAACCGCAGGGACGGATCCGTGGAGGTGCAGGCCGAAGGCGCTCCCATGGCCATCGCGGAGCTGCGGGCCTGGTGTGAGCAGGGCCCACCGGGTGCCCAGGTGCTGAGAGTGCAACCGAGCCAGCTGCCGGTCACCGGCGACGACTGGTTCGAGGTGCGTCAGTAA
- a CDS encoding divergent PAP2 family protein gives MIETVPTHAVLQEVLDNASLAWGLAACGIAQLSKLFIELIQHRRWRPAVLIETGGMPSSHSALVTGTAACVGWTLGFDHPLFALAAMIAFVVMYDASGIRRAAGFTAERVNALPAELWQESFEKPLKESLGHSRLQVLVGSLIGPAIALPGLALLGSPLHLFGVLLG, from the coding sequence ATGATCGAGACCGTTCCAACCCATGCCGTTCTGCAGGAGGTGCTCGACAACGCCTCCCTGGCCTGGGGGCTGGCGGCCTGCGGCATCGCCCAGCTCTCGAAACTGTTCATCGAACTGATCCAGCACCGGCGCTGGCGCCCGGCTGTGCTGATCGAAACGGGGGGGATGCCCTCCAGTCACTCCGCTCTGGTGACGGGTACCGCGGCCTGCGTGGGCTGGACACTGGGATTCGATCACCCGCTGTTCGCGCTGGCGGCGATGATCGCCTTCGTGGTGATGTACGACGCCAGCGGCATCCGGCGGGCAGCCGGGTTCACCGCCGAACGGGTCAATGCCCTCCCCGCTGAACTCTGGCAGGAGAGCTTCGAGAAACCCCTCAAGGAAAGCCTGGGCCACAGCCGGCTTCAGGTGCTGGTCGGCAGCCTGATCGGTCCCGCCATCGCCCTGCCGGGACTTGCGCTGCTGGGATCACCGCTTCATCTGTTCGGAGTGCTGCTGGGGTGA
- a CDS encoding ATP-dependent RecD-like DNA helicase, with translation MNAGAELTGDQQIASDAFAAWLASPADGTPFVLSGFAGSGKTFLSMRLLRQVEASGLCWTVVAPTHKAVGVLRQALELEGLNPAWYPSTIHRLLRLKLKRQGDIELCEPTEQTAMALEHLGLVLVDEASMVDSTLLGIALQCAHPFKTRLVFVGDPAQLPPVGEDSSPVFAMQRACSAALRQVVRHQGPVLQLAGGLREGRLPCQMPPLLPPIRDPQGQVRSLVQKDWLQEARRALREASVQDNPDAARILCYTNRTLDRLVPHARRAIHGEMADQMPVLPGEVLISRTAVMAPASRDGEETGEEPDMVLGSNREVTVRDVKPESCDLVDFGLSAADGPVPVIETLSASVSAGELELTLRLQPPVGSEARQLLDAVMQRLRQQARDAGKKDGRSIWRRFFLIRDAFASLGPAAVLTVHRSQGSSFGDVFVAPDVFRADPSIRQQLCYVAVSRARTGVWLIGADASATVQAAWRREFEGFSGVG, from the coding sequence GTGAACGCCGGGGCTGAACTCACCGGTGATCAGCAGATCGCATCCGATGCCTTCGCGGCATGGCTGGCGTCGCCGGCTGATGGAACGCCGTTCGTGCTGAGCGGTTTCGCCGGCAGCGGCAAGACCTTCCTCTCGATGCGTCTGCTGCGTCAGGTGGAGGCCAGCGGCCTCTGCTGGACCGTGGTGGCTCCGACCCACAAAGCGGTGGGAGTGCTGCGTCAGGCCCTTGAGCTGGAGGGCCTCAACCCTGCCTGGTACCCCTCCACGATTCATCGTCTGCTGCGGTTGAAGCTGAAGCGGCAGGGCGACATCGAGCTGTGCGAGCCGACGGAGCAGACGGCGATGGCCCTGGAGCATCTCGGACTGGTGCTGGTGGATGAGGCCTCCATGGTCGACAGCACGCTTCTCGGGATCGCCCTTCAGTGCGCTCACCCCTTCAAGACCAGGCTGGTGTTCGTCGGTGATCCGGCGCAGCTGCCGCCGGTGGGTGAGGACAGCAGCCCGGTGTTCGCCATGCAGCGCGCCTGCTCCGCTGCTCTGCGCCAGGTGGTGCGCCATCAGGGGCCTGTGCTGCAGCTGGCTGGAGGCCTGCGGGAAGGTCGGCTGCCCTGTCAGATGCCGCCGCTGCTGCCGCCGATCCGGGATCCGCAGGGCCAGGTGCGCAGCCTTGTACAGAAGGACTGGCTGCAGGAGGCTCGCCGCGCACTCCGGGAGGCTTCCGTCCAGGACAATCCCGATGCGGCCCGCATCCTCTGTTACACCAACCGCACCCTGGACCGTCTGGTGCCCCATGCCCGACGGGCCATTCACGGGGAGATGGCTGATCAGATGCCGGTGCTGCCGGGAGAGGTGCTGATCAGCCGCACAGCCGTGATGGCTCCGGCCTCCCGCGACGGGGAGGAGACGGGGGAGGAGCCGGACATGGTGCTCGGCTCCAATCGCGAGGTGACCGTGCGGGATGTGAAGCCGGAGTCCTGTGATCTGGTGGATTTCGGGCTGTCGGCCGCGGATGGCCCCGTGCCCGTGATCGAGACCCTTTCGGCCAGCGTCAGTGCCGGGGAGCTGGAGCTGACCCTGAGACTCCAGCCCCCGGTGGGCAGTGAGGCGCGGCAGCTGCTGGATGCCGTGATGCAGCGGTTGCGGCAACAGGCCCGGGACGCGGGCAAGAAGGACGGCCGATCCATCTGGCGCCGTTTCTTCCTGATCCGCGATGCCTTCGCGTCTCTCGGGCCGGCGGCCGTGCTCACGGTGCATCGCAGCCAGGGCAGCAGCTTCGGGGATGTCTTCGTGGCCCCCGATGTGTTCCGGGCTGATCCCTCCATCCGTCAGCAGCTCTGTTATGTGGCGGTGTCGCGGGCCCGGACGGGGGTCTGGCTGATCGGTGCGGACGCCTCAGCAACGGTTCAGGCGGCCTGGCGGCGTGAGTTCGAGGGCTTCTCCGGCGTCGGTTGA
- the folD gene encoding bifunctional methylenetetrahydrofolate dehydrogenase/methenyltetrahydrofolate cyclohydrolase FolD has translation MALRLDGKVLAKAVEHRLSAVIKEHQSGIGRPPGLAVLRVGDDPASAVYVANKEKACARIGVASFGAHLAAETAADAVLGSIRALNADPRVDGILLQLPLPDGLDERPLLEAIDPEKDADGLHTLNLGRLLKGESGPRSCTPAGVMAMLRSNGIDPAGKRAVVIGRSILVGQPMALMLQAANATVTVAHSRTVDLAAHTREADILVVAAGRPGMVGAEHVRAGAAVVDVGIHRRPEGGLCGDVVAAEVEPIAAALSPVPGGVGPMTVTMLLVNTVVAWCRRHGIDHGLDDLIV, from the coding sequence ATGGCCCTGCGCCTGGATGGCAAGGTGCTCGCAAAAGCCGTTGAACACAGGCTCTCCGCTGTGATCAAGGAGCATCAGTCCGGCATCGGTCGCCCGCCGGGACTGGCGGTGCTGCGCGTCGGCGATGACCCGGCCAGCGCCGTGTACGTCGCCAACAAGGAGAAGGCCTGTGCCCGCATCGGCGTGGCCAGTTTCGGAGCCCACCTGGCGGCCGAGACGGCGGCGGACGCGGTGCTCGGCAGCATCCGTGCATTGAATGCGGATCCCAGGGTGGATGGAATCCTGCTGCAGCTGCCGCTGCCCGACGGACTCGATGAGAGGCCGCTGCTGGAGGCGATTGACCCGGAGAAGGATGCCGACGGACTGCACACGCTGAATCTGGGCCGTCTGCTCAAAGGGGAATCCGGCCCGCGCAGCTGCACGCCGGCGGGCGTGATGGCGATGCTGCGCAGCAACGGCATCGACCCGGCCGGCAAGCGTGCGGTCGTGATCGGTCGGAGCATCCTGGTGGGACAGCCGATGGCGCTGATGCTTCAGGCGGCCAATGCCACGGTGACGGTGGCCCATTCGCGCACCGTGGATCTTGCCGCGCACACCCGGGAAGCCGACATTCTTGTGGTGGCGGCCGGGCGCCCCGGGATGGTCGGGGCGGAGCATGTGCGTGCCGGAGCTGCCGTGGTGGATGTGGGCATCCATCGCCGTCCCGAAGGAGGGCTGTGCGGTGATGTGGTGGCCGCCGAGGTGGAGCCGATCGCTGCTGCGCTCTCTCCGGTGCCTGGGGGCGTCGGACCGATGACGGTGACGATGCTGCTGGTGAACACGGTGGTGGCCTGGTGCCGCCGCCATGGGATCGACCATGGCCTCGATGATCTGATTGTCTGA
- the zwf gene encoding glucose-6-phosphate dehydrogenase, which produces MVATITNPLRVGLRQERVIAPQCLVIFGASGDLTHRKLVPALFELFKQRRLPSEFALLGCARRPWSDEVFRSKMTEALAAKIEEDPQAWEQFSAKLFYEPVDLQQPEDVVRLGGRLEQIDQQCATRGNRTFYLSVSPKFYGSGCRALADAGLLKDPKRSRVVIEKPFGRDYGSAQSLNRVVQSCGQENQIFRIDHYLGKETVQNILVLRFANTIFEPIWNRNYISSVQITAAETVGVEERAGYYETSGALRDMVQNHLTQMLAITAMEAPGRFDQEAIRTEKAKVLQAARLADELEPWNCCIRGQYGPGGSQESPLAGYRQEPGVDPNSTTETYVALKLFIDNWRWQGVPFYVRTGKRLAKRVSEVVLTFREAPVHLFDAANGGPTSNQLILRIQPDEGAEFRFEVKSPGSGMRSRPIDMEFSYDESFGEPSDEGYVRLLADAMLSDPTLFTRSDEVEAAWRLYTPLLELIEDSPWQLPIHPYESRTWGPAAADALLARDGLLWRRP; this is translated from the coding sequence ATGGTCGCCACGATCACCAATCCCCTGAGGGTTGGACTTCGTCAGGAACGCGTCATCGCACCCCAGTGTCTGGTGATTTTCGGGGCGAGCGGTGATCTGACCCATCGCAAGCTGGTGCCGGCCCTGTTCGAGCTGTTCAAGCAGCGCCGTCTGCCCAGTGAGTTCGCGCTGCTCGGCTGTGCCCGACGCCCCTGGAGCGACGAGGTGTTCCGCAGCAAGATGACCGAGGCACTGGCGGCGAAGATCGAGGAGGACCCCCAGGCCTGGGAGCAGTTCTCCGCCAAACTCTTCTACGAGCCGGTGGATCTGCAGCAGCCGGAGGATGTGGTCCGTCTGGGGGGACGCCTCGAGCAGATCGATCAGCAGTGCGCCACCCGCGGCAACCGCACCTTCTACCTCTCGGTGTCGCCGAAGTTCTACGGCAGCGGCTGTCGTGCCCTGGCGGATGCCGGCCTGCTGAAGGATCCCAAGCGCAGCCGCGTGGTGATCGAAAAGCCCTTCGGGCGCGATTACGGCAGCGCCCAGTCCCTCAACCGGGTGGTTCAGAGCTGCGGTCAGGAAAACCAGATTTTCCGCATCGACCACTACCTGGGCAAGGAGACGGTCCAGAACATCCTGGTGCTGCGCTTCGCCAACACGATCTTCGAGCCGATCTGGAACCGGAACTACATCTCCAGCGTTCAGATCACCGCCGCCGAGACCGTTGGCGTCGAGGAACGGGCCGGGTACTACGAAACCTCCGGAGCCCTGCGGGACATGGTGCAGAACCACCTGACCCAGATGCTGGCGATCACCGCCATGGAGGCACCCGGTCGCTTCGACCAGGAAGCGATCCGAACCGAGAAGGCCAAGGTGCTGCAGGCCGCCCGGCTCGCTGATGAACTGGAGCCCTGGAACTGCTGCATCCGCGGCCAGTACGGACCCGGTGGCAGCCAGGAGTCTCCCCTGGCCGGGTACCGCCAGGAACCGGGGGTCGACCCGAACAGCACCACGGAGACCTACGTCGCCCTGAAGCTGTTCATCGACAACTGGCGCTGGCAGGGCGTTCCCTTCTACGTGCGCACCGGCAAGCGTCTGGCCAAGCGCGTCAGTGAAGTGGTGCTCACCTTCCGCGAGGCACCGGTGCACCTGTTCGATGCCGCGAACGGCGGCCCCACCTCCAACCAGCTGATCCTGCGCATCCAGCCGGATGAAGGGGCTGAATTCCGCTTCGAGGTGAAATCTCCCGGCTCCGGCATGCGCAGCCGGCCGATCGACATGGAGTTCTCCTACGACGAGTCCTTCGGTGAACCCTCCGATGAGGGTTACGTGCGCCTGCTGGCCGACGCCATGCTCAGCGACCCCACCCTGTTCACCCGCAGCGACGAGGTGGAGGCCGCCTGGCGCCTGTACACCCCGCTGCTGGAACTGATCGAGGACAGCCCCTGGCAGCTGCCGATCCATCCCTATGAATCCCGCACCTGGGGACCGGCGGCCGCCGATGCCCTGCTCGCCCGCGACGGACTGCTCTGGCGCCGTCCCTGA